The following is a genomic window from Desulfuromonadales bacterium.
ATCAGCGACAATACCCGCCGAATGGGCCAACTGATTGACGATCTGCTCACCTTCTCCCGTCTCGGCCGGGTGGAGATGCACCCCGTGCCGATCGATATGGCGTCCCTGGCCAGTTCGACCTTCGACGAGGTGACGGCGCCGCAGGAGCGCGAGCGCATCGACTTTCGCGTCGGCCCCCTGCCGGCGGCGACCGGCGACCCGGCGCTGCTGCGTCAGGTCTGGGCCAACCTGCTCGCCAACGCCGTCAAGTTTTCAGGGAAAACAGAGCGGGCAAGCATCGAGATTCAGGCCTGTCGCGAGGGGGACGCCATCATCTATTCGATTCACGACAATGGCGCCGGTTTCGACATGCGCTACGCCGGCAAGCTCTTCGGCGTCTTCCAGCGCCTGCACAGCGCGCGGGAGTTCGAGGGGACCGGCGTCGGTCTGGCCATCGTCCAGCGCGTTGTTCACCTCCACGGCGGCCAGGTCTGGGCCGAAGGGGCCCCCGGTGCGGGGGCGACCTTTTATTTCACCCTGAAGCAAGGAGGGATGTAGGCATGGACTATCCGCAGGCGGTCGACATTCTGCTGGTCGAGGACAACCCCCATGACGCCGAACTGACCATCCGGGCGCTCAAAAAGCGCAACCTGGCCAACCAGCTCCATCTCGTGGAGGACGGCGCCGAGGCCCTCGATTTCATCTTCTGCCGCGGCGCCTATGCCCAGCGGGAGATGACCAATCCGCCCAAGGTCATCCTCCTCGACCTGAAACTTCCCAAGGTCAGCGGCCTCGAAGTTCTGCGGGCGTTCAAGGCGGATGCGCGGACCCGGTCGATCCCGGTGGTGGTCGTCACCTCCTCCCGCGAAGACCCCGACATCCAGACCGCCTACGCCCTCGGCGCCAACAGCTACGTGGTCAAGCCGGTCAATTTCGACGCTTTTTTCGATGCCATGAGCCAACTCGGCTTCTACTGGCTGCTGCTGAACCAGCCGTCGCAGTAAAATGGCCGCAACCTTTTTTTTGGAGCACAGGCAGGGTGACCGAATGGGCGATGTAACGCGAATTCTGATCGTCGAAGATCTGCCGGCGGATGCCGAACTCAATGAGCGGGAGGTACGCAAGGTCCTGCCTTTGGCCGAGTTCCGGCGCGTCGAGACCCGGGACGACTTTCTTTCGACCCTCGCATCCTTTCGCCCCGATGTGATCCTGTCGGACTATCAGCTGCCCGGGTTTGACGGCATGACGGCGCTGCTGCTGGCGCTGGAGCTCGTCCCCGAGACCCCCTTCATTCTGGTCACCGGTTCGATGAACGAAGAGACGGCCGTGGCCTGCATGAAGGCCGGCGCCTGGGATTACATCCTCAAGGATCACCTCCGCCGGCTGGGGCCGGCGGTCCTGATGGCGCTGGAGCAGCGGCGTCTGCGCGACGCACATCGCCGGGCGGGGGCGACGCTGCGGGAGAGCGAGGAGCGCTATCGGAACCTCTTTGAGAACAACCATGCGGCCATGCTGCTGATCGATCCGGATACCGGCTGGATTGCCGACGCCAATCCGGCGGCAGCGGCCTACTATGGCTGGACCCAGGCGGAGCTCTGCCACAAGAAGATGAGCGAGATCAACACGCTCTCCCCGGCCGAAGTGCAGGCGGAAATGGACCGGGCGCGCCGGGCGCAGCGCAGCCACTTCCATTTTCGGCACCGCCTGGCCGATGGATCGGTCCGGGATGTGGAAGTCTTCAGCGGGCCGATCGCTCTGTCCGGCCTCTCCCTGCTCTATTCCATCGTCCATGACATCACCGAGCGGAAAAAGGCCGAAGCCGGCCTGCGCCTGTCGCAGTTCTGCATCGAGCACGCCGCCATCGGCATCTTCCG
Proteins encoded in this region:
- a CDS encoding response regulator, which translates into the protein MDYPQAVDILLVEDNPHDAELTIRALKKRNLANQLHLVEDGAEALDFIFCRGAYAQREMTNPPKVILLDLKLPKVSGLEVLRAFKADARTRSIPVVVVTSSREDPDIQTAYALGANSYVVKPVNFDAFFDAMSQLGFYWLLLNQPSQ